From Arachis hypogaea cultivar Tifrunner chromosome 3, arahy.Tifrunner.gnm2.J5K5, whole genome shotgun sequence:
aatattctattaaatcaaCACTTTTTGACCGACAAgaactaaattacaaattttaattctctttaagggctcgattataaatttttaaagtataaaGACCAATTTGTAATTTTACTGAAAATATAAGaaccaactgtgtaatttaaccaaatattatttattataataatgactttttctctgtattttttatttataaaattaaaagtgatataaaaaataaaagttataaaactataaaaaataaaaatcctaagtgtatactataattaattatcatatatttgtatataaatatataaaaaaatttaaagataattaaaatttattattttttattaatacttttagtcattagtttaattttattttaatttaataatctaacaatatatttttagtttatatttttaagtattaataattaattatcaaaaataataaattttactaactttttaatgtttttctaaatatatataattttattttattttaatatatattttatattttaacttatATATCTTAtggtgatatttttttttttggttgattttagcatataactaaacaaaattatactgaAGTGTTTCATTAAAGAATCAACTAAAAATGTTGTTAAATAGagtcaattaattaaaaaatagatttattataaaaaaatcaattttttattattctaatttctaaaattttaaatttaaaaataaaaaaattaacttaagtTGACTTACATTTTAGGTAGCACCCTACACTTTTTtggagatttttatttttataaattaaataaatgtaataattatcgaaataaataatttaaaaaatatttaccgaaaAAAATATCTCTCTCTTGTTTCGTTTATacggtaaacgagataagacaggtGGATGCGATacatgtatatctcgtttacactgtaaacgagatacatacattttaaaaaaaaaatagtaataataaaaaataaaaataataaaaaatattaataatatcaataatctaaacttttagcatgcaattagtacataaaaaagttagtaaaatagattaaaatgaAAAGATAGAAGCGTGAAGTTGATGCACgataaataaaacacaaaaaagatACGGTTTGCTTTAGAATATTTGGTGATAGTTGTTATCTATACATTCGACCTTATAACGAACATAAATTAGAACACAAATCTCTTAAATGTATCTTTTTAGGCTATGCACCTAACTTCAAAGGCTATAAATACTTGTCATAAAGTGGAAAAATTTATATTACTAGGCATGTGATATTTGATGAATATGAATTTTCATATACacaattatttttagttaataatgCTGGTTCAGCTCTTAATTCTGCTCAATATCATCACAGTCAGTGgtggagcttagttcagacaaaGGGGGGCCATGGTCCCcctcaaattttttataaaaaacttagtagtactttttcaaaagatagaaaatagtccaattgacttaaatactttactatgacttaaagtatctaataagttcaataaacaacactctctctatctttaagttcaaatataaaaaattagatattttttattaatttaatttaatattattttatattttactatttatttaatttgattttttatatgataaaaaataatagaacattcaataagtattaatattattgtatttgtataaattgataaaaaaattcaataaatattataattttaatatttttccttctaacttctttacatattttataGGATatctattcaaatttttatataaaataataatgaaaaatcaaagaattgatacattttttaagaggaaggctaatatttaagaaggagaacatataacttttacaatatcaacacatgtagatagttcttctactttaatgaatcacgaagaaagtgagatataaccttcaaaagtttAAAAAGTTACATCTGATAACTTTAACCTTAAGTTTTTGGAACGAGATCTTGAGaaacggctttaaatttggcaatatcacccaaagtaaagagatgagattagacgagcttatcttaaatggggtccatatcaaaaatattttgacaattattttctatctcCTCCCCCCtccaaaaattttgtttcaagttccgccactgaTCACAGTGAAGGTCTTGCCTTGTTTCATAAATCAACTGCCACTATTGTGAAACCACCTCCTACTACAACAAGTCACCTCCTTCAGCATCATGGACATGAATTCAATTTATTCCCAACACAACCTGAAATCATTGATGACCCTGCCTATATTACTGTCCCATTATCTTCAATGAAACTCAATATAGGTATAGAGAATTAGCTTCCATCATTGGAAACTGAATCTCGACATCAGGGACGGACATAAGGGGGGCAAGTGGCGGCCTCGGCCCCCCaactttttttaatagtaataaattattatgtataatttaatttttttaaaaaaatatttaatatttagtctaatataaataaaagttcagtctaatttaaatattaataatttttaatatctaaagaataagtaataatattaaaaaaatctgaaaaatatattattactaatattttttaattaaataaaaaattttaaatttcataaagtgaatttttttctttttgtggccttttttttattcatttggtattaattctctctgtttcaactgctataattaagagatctttttcaactatgaatattgtgaaaaataacttagaaacaaaataaaagatgaatttcttgctaattatcttttaattatattgaaaagaaaattgttgaaaattttgacacaaattctattatcggtgaattttatgatacgaagaatcgaccacttcattagtaaaaagtatacacatatttttttactttaaaatatattctctatccgtatatttttataatacatcttatattatataatttttttacataatttttaatattatatgtgttattGACCCCCCCATAATatcatttctggatccgtccctgctCGACATAATCATACTCATACCTCCATCACTTCTTCTAATATGCAAAATTCTCATCCTATGttaataaggtccaaaatcgacTTATCAAGACCAAAAGTTTTAACAGCAGCAACTATTTTAACTAATAACTATTTTGATCAACCCCAAAATCTGCAGTTGTTGCTTTAAAATTTTCGCATTGGCACAATGCTATGAATGAGGAATTTAATGCCTTGATGAGAACCAAAACTTGGACCTTAGTTCCAACATCACCCTATGCCAAAATCATTGGGTGTAAGTGGATTTTGCTATTAAAAGACAGCCGGATGGTACTGTTTAGAAGTACAAAGTCAAATTGGTTGCCCAAGGCTTTCACCAATCTGAAGGCTTTGATTTTGAACAAGTATTTAATCCGGTGATTAGACCAACAATTGAGACTTATTATATGCATTGCTTTATCACACAACTGGACAATTCgtcaatttgattttaataatgtATTTTTAAATGGTAATATTCATCAAACTATCTATATTCGTCAACCAATTGGTTTTGAAACAAACTCTGGTTCATATgtgtaaattaaataaatctcTATATGATTTAAAACAAGCACTTAGGGAATAGTTTGATAAATTAAGTACAACACTAAACTCATTTGATTTCTGCAGCTCTAAGTCAGATAGACATAAACCAGATTTAGTGATGTACATTTTATGTTATGTAGAAGACATCATTATCACTGGTAGCCATAATAGAAACATAGCTAACATGATACAGCAATTAGATAAAGTTTTCTCTCTAAAAAATCTAGGGGAGCTAAGTTATTTTTTGGGAATAGAGGTTCAAAAGACTACTTAAGGTCAACTTCATCTATCACAGACCAAGTATATAATTGATTTGTTATCTAAAATAGGCATGGAGAAGCAAGCCCAATGCCTACACCTATGGTTTCATTCTTATAATTGTTGTCCAGTGGTTCTAAGAAGTTTGATGACGCGAAACTATAGAGAAGTGTGGTAGGAACATTGCAATACTTGTGTATCACATGGCCAGACATATCTTTTGCAGTAAGTAAGATAAGTCAATTTATGTAATGTCCTTTGCTTGCTCACCGAAAGGCAGTAAAGAGGCTGTTAAAGTATCTGcaaggcacaaaagagcatggaATTTTAATTCATCCAAACACACATTATAGGCTTTATGAGTTTGCTTATGGACAGCAGACTTGGAGGATCGAAGGTCTGTAACAGGTTATTGTATTTTCTTAGAGCCTAATTTGATTACTTAGTGTTGCAGGAAACAGACCACGATCAGTAGAAGCTCAACGGAGATAGAATTCAGGAGTCTAGCTACCTGTGAAGGGGAGTTGGCCTGGTTAACAAATTTACTTACTGATGATTCCTCTTAAAACAGTCCCCACTATTTTCTGTGATAACTTCAGCACCGTGTTACTCACAGCAAATCCAGTGCTGCATAATCATACCAAGCATTTTTAACTTGATGTTCAAATTATTCTAGAGAAGCTTTTCAGAGGTTCAAGGACAAACTTCGAGTGATTCAGAGGCCTCACTCGAGTTTGCAAGGGTGTTAAGGGTAGTATTGTAAAACAAGCTCAAGATGAGCTCAAGAAAAATCAAGAAAGTGTAACGTAGCTGCTAAGTGATAAGGCAGATATTTAAGTGTTAGTTATTGAGTCATTCGATTTTCTTCTGAACTTAtataaatttgattttcttcctcgATTTTACTTGGTGTGAAAAGCTTTCTTCATAGAAATCCATTTCAATTGTTAGAAGAGGTTAACAGCACAATGGGAAGAGAATTGAAACGGTTATCTCTCACGTCCTCGTCAACCTCTCCTAACAATTGGAGaatctttttgtattttatttatcgtATCAATTTTTAGAAGTGGGCACAATTATCGTATTTATTTATTGTATCAATTTTTAGAAGTGGGCACAATTATCATATTTATTCTCATCATGGAACTTTTTCTTGAACACttacgaattttttatttttcaaaattaaatcaatccaatttgatcttaatttaatctaaatttttttatgttttttttatatccATCTTAATCTCTTCTACTAACCttttttatatactaattatatgctaaaagtttggattatcgatattattaatgttttttattattttcaattttttttaaatttatgtgtaaacgagatatatatgTGTCGCGTTcgtcttatctcatttacacgtaaacgagataagagaggggtatttattttggtaaatattttttaaattatttattttaataattattataattaatttatttattaaaataaaaaatccccttTTTTTTGGGAGAAATAGATTCTTAGGAGTTAGGATAACAAGTAGCTAGTGAAGGCATGGAGTGTATGTAGCAGCACACTAGTAAaaagagaggaaaagaaaaagatgatggAAGCAAAGCAAAAGGCAATGGCATCAGCACATCCTTCAATCCTCCTCTTCCTTGTCTTCATCTCTTCCACAGTCGGCGGCACCACAACATGCCGGGACACATGCGGCTCCACACAGCTCAAATATCCATTCGGTACCGGCCCCGGTTGCGGCTCCCCTCTCTTCACCCCTTACATCTCATGCACTTCAAACGGCACCTCCGACCAACTCACCCTCAAAACCCACACAGCCTCATACCCAATAACCTCCATCTCATACCCTACTTCCACACTCACCCTAACCCCACCAACCATGTCCACATGCACCTCCATGCACACCTCACCAACCAACTTCGGCCTTGACTGGGCCACACCCTTCCAAATCACCTCCACCACCTTCATCCTCCTCTCTTGCCAGCCCCCAATCAAAGCCACTCCCATCTGCGACCCTTCCCTAGACTACCTTTGCGCATCCATTTACACCTGTCCCTCCGTGGTTTCACTCGGCATGCCTCTCTTCCCTCCCGCCAACACTTGCTGTGTCTACTCGCCGGCTAACCTTGATGGTAAGGGTGAGTTGGACCTACAAGCCATGAAGTGCGGTGGTTATGCTTCCGTGGTGTCGCTTGGGGATACCCCTACGGACCCTACTCACTGGGTTTATGGTGTCAACTTGAAGTTCTCTTATGGTGCTCTCCAGAGTAACTATGTCACCAGTAAGTGTAACACGTGCGAGTATAGCGGTGGAATCTGCGGCTATGCTACTCCCGGAGATGCATTTGTTTGTGTCTGTAAAGG
This genomic window contains:
- the LOC112734379 gene encoding uncharacterized protein isoform X2, whose product is MMEAKQKAMASAHPSILLFLVFISSTVGGTTTCRDTCGSTQLKYPFGTGPGCGSPLFTPYISCTSNGTSDQLTLKTHTASYPITSISYPTSTLTLTPPTMSTCTSMHTSPTNFGLDWATPFQITSTTFILLSCQPPIKATPICDPSLDYLCASIYTCPSVVSLGMPLFPPANTCCVYSPANLDGKGELDLQAMKCGGYASVVSLGDTPTDPTHWVYGVNLKFSYGALQSNYVTSKCNTCEYSGGICGYATPGDAFVCVCKGGYNTSLDCSNNGFNQNQLQDYLWDSFSSPTMSAPSGYVWSYILAGIASSLF
- the LOC112734379 gene encoding uncharacterized protein isoform X1 produces the protein MMEAKQKAMASAHPSILLFLVFISSTVGGTTTCRDTCGSTQLKYPFGTGPGCGSPLFTPYISCTSNGTSDQLTLKTHTASYPITSISYPTSTLTLTPPTMSTCTSMHTSPTNFGLDWATPFQITSTTFILLSCQPPIKATPICDPSLDYLCASIYTCPSVVSLGMPLFPPANTCCVYSPANLDGKGELDLQAMKCGGYASVVSLGDTPTDPTHWVYGVNLKFSYGALQSNYVTSKCNTCEYSGGICGYATPGDAFVCVCKGGYNTSLDCSNNGFNQNQLQDYLWDSFSSPTMSAPASGYVWSYILAGIASSLF